In Deferribacteraceae bacterium V6Fe1, one genomic interval encodes:
- a CDS encoding DctP family TRAP transporter solute-binding subunit has translation MCIQKLLVTFLLAFSMTSFAETEIIIKFSHVVSEDSPKGKAVIYFKNLVEKKSEGRISVQIFPRGILFDDITVVEALKNNIVQMAAPSFSKLSFYVKDFQLFDIPFLFKNIYSIHRVYSGDIGEMLKKKSEDNGIKVLAFWDNGFKHITNNSKVIKLPNDMKGLKFRTMGSDILNYQFSLAGAKPYTKSFSNLKSLLEEGVIDGQENTFSNIYYQKMYEAQKYMTVSKHGYLGYAVITSLKFWDSINKELQDIILEALEVSTHYEYKLAIEDNERSFEMIKLESKDLKIHYINDDDMALWVGFYKKYQEKFKNVISQEILKELDNL, from the coding sequence ATGTGTATACAAAAACTACTTGTTACCTTTTTACTGGCATTTAGTATGACCTCTTTTGCCGAAACTGAAATCATAATTAAGTTTAGCCATGTTGTAAGTGAAGATAGCCCCAAAGGTAAGGCAGTAATATATTTTAAAAATCTTGTTGAAAAAAAGAGTGAGGGAAGAATCAGCGTTCAGATTTTTCCTCGAGGAATACTTTTTGATGATATTACTGTAGTTGAAGCGCTTAAGAATAATATCGTCCAAATGGCCGCTCCGAGTTTTTCAAAACTAAGTTTTTATGTAAAAGATTTTCAACTGTTTGATATCCCTTTTTTATTTAAGAATATTTACTCTATCCATAGGGTTTATTCCGGGGATATAGGGGAAATGTTGAAAAAAAAGTCGGAAGATAATGGGATTAAAGTTTTGGCTTTTTGGGATAATGGCTTTAAACATATAACTAACAACTCAAAGGTGATTAAGCTGCCAAATGATATGAAAGGGCTTAAGTTTAGAACAATGGGCAGTGATATTTTAAATTATCAGTTTAGTTTAGCCGGGGCAAAACCATATACTAAATCTTTTTCAAATTTGAAAAGTTTATTGGAAGAGGGGGTAATTGACGGTCAGGAAAATACATTTAGCAATATATATTATCAAAAAATGTATGAAGCTCAAAAGTATATGACTGTTTCAAAACATGGATATTTGGGCTATGCGGTTATTACATCATTGAAATTTTGGGATAGCATTAATAAAGAGTTGCAAGATATTATTTTAGAAGCATTGGAAGTTTCTACACACTATGAATATAAACTTGCCATTGAAGACAATGAGCGTAGTTTTGAGATGATTAAGTTGGAATCGAAAGATTTGAAAATACATTATATCAATGATGATGATATGGCTTTGTGGGTCGGATTTTATAAAAAGTATCAAGAGAAGTTTAAAAATGTTATATCCCAAGAAATTTTAAAAGAATTGGATAATTTATGA
- a CDS encoding sigma-54-dependent Fis family transcriptional regulator has translation MKKYRVIVIDDERFSLEFFDALFAAENIDIFKFLSANEALNKIPEIMPDLVICDHLMPEMNGFEVLQILKKNLPDVPFIMITGYGTIEKAVEAIKLGAFDYITKPFDNIEDILNRVKRGIENYRLKAKVKVLQENISEIYGLPNIVAKSKKMKEIIQTIKKIAAINSTVLITGESGTGKELIAKAIHSLSDRKNERFLEINCAAIPETLQESLFFGYVKGAFTGADTSKKGYFEEAHKGTLFLDEIGETSLNLQAKLLRAIQEKKVKKLGSVDSIDFDVRLICATNKQLDKLIEQNLFRQDLYYRINVIGLYIPPLRERKEDIPYLVEFFVKKYSNEFKKNIVKIEPDIYKKMYDYNWPGNIRELENIIERAVALSDNDTLTSSNIILENNLPSDNDESKIIFEYEKARKIFEKQYLKKILDFCDGNVLKASKYANLNPATLHRKINKYLK, from the coding sequence ATGAAAAAATATAGAGTTATAGTTATTGATGACGAAAGATTTAGTCTTGAATTTTTTGATGCATTATTTGCTGCGGAAAATATAGATATATTTAAGTTTTTATCAGCTAATGAGGCACTTAATAAAATTCCCGAGATAATGCCTGACCTTGTAATTTGCGATCATTTGATGCCGGAGATGAATGGATTTGAAGTGTTACAAATCTTAAAAAAGAATCTTCCTGATGTCCCTTTTATTATGATAACTGGCTATGGCACAATAGAAAAGGCTGTAGAAGCCATAAAATTGGGAGCATTCGATTACATAACAAAACCATTTGACAATATTGAGGATATTTTAAACAGAGTAAAAAGGGGAATAGAAAATTACAGACTCAAAGCAAAAGTTAAAGTTTTACAGGAAAATATAAGCGAAATTTACGGACTACCCAATATCGTTGCAAAAAGTAAAAAAATGAAGGAGATAATACAAACCATTAAAAAGATAGCAGCTATTAATAGCACGGTTTTAATTACAGGTGAGTCAGGTACGGGTAAAGAGCTGATTGCTAAAGCTATACACAGCCTAAGTGATAGGAAAAATGAAAGGTTTCTTGAAATAAACTGTGCCGCCATCCCTGAAACTTTGCAGGAAAGCTTATTTTTCGGGTATGTTAAAGGAGCATTTACAGGGGCAGATACCTCTAAAAAAGGATATTTTGAAGAAGCCCATAAAGGGACTCTGTTTTTAGATGAGATTGGTGAAACATCTTTAAATTTGCAAGCTAAGCTTTTAAGGGCGATACAGGAGAAGAAGGTCAAGAAATTAGGCTCGGTTGACTCAATAGATTTTGATGTAAGATTAATTTGTGCGACAAATAAGCAGCTTGATAAGCTCATAGAGCAAAATTTGTTTAGACAAGATTTATATTACCGAATAAATGTTATAGGTCTTTACATCCCACCTCTTAGGGAGAGGAAAGAAGATATCCCTTACTTGGTTGAATTCTTCGTAAAAAAGTATTCAAATGAATTTAAAAAAAATATAGTTAAGATAGAGCCTGACATATACAAGAAGATGTATGACTACAATTGGCCTGGAAATATCAGGGAACTTGAAAATATTATTGAGCGTGCAGTAGCTCTATCGGACAATGATACTCTTACTTCAAGTAATATTATTTTGGAGAATAATTTACCATCAGATAATGATGAATCAAAAATAATTTTTGAATACGAAAAAGCCAGGAAAATTTTTGAAAAACAATATCTTAAGAAAATCTTGGATTTTTGTGACGGTAATGTTTTAAAAGCAAGCAAATACGCAAACTTAAATCCGGCAACTTTGCATAGAAAAATAAATAAATATCTTAAATAA
- a CDS encoding PAS domain-containing protein, whose product MLNKVIKKFNYYEFVVFLFLLLIFTASFAVFIDTKSNKKIELFIYTIHERILNTVTSDFDSQIIYFKNISKDFENLPYLLEYDANIKFIIFKDGSIFSSNIGYDSNHFLSSLKQLENKGSFFANIDDKNIFGVATLMNGYNVVIFKELNLNDKSFSIYGEKIGIYDKYNNKIITEEYIDSKIFEKAYSINNLDEITIFQSKENVFSTKRFHGSDYYLFVYSPKSNYMTAIAKKGDKFTFTSFIFGFVFVVVLFFIKSFLSRYLAEKEKYEKLFQLEHEKFEKIVESITEGVCLIDKDYNIVWYNKYLNEMLGGFHQGKCFEILHGKDSKCDFCLLDNVSQKGVTESIQIENFLKDSIGHFEIVWSPIKNEENEIIAFVSVIKDITDSVRIQNEIIKSETYLKSIIYNSPEAILTFDKDFNVKTINNEALTILKLETKPDNLKNIFDNNLLSKISEKQNIRNFDCHLSLGEQNYLPAQVSVSKLTDELSDEYICVIKDMSKIKELEAQVIQSEKLSALGLLAGGVAHEINNPLVGILNMAQVLSKNLKDNSSKKIVDVIIDAGIETKKIVENLLSYARQNINKDEEFYILESIDFAIKILGSKIRNSKINIHKNVDSNLKVRGNKGKVHQIFLNLIGNAVDATTSGGNIHIKSLIEEGRYIIEIRDDGEGIDKTFLDKIFDPFFTTKPPGCGTGLGLSITLGIIKEHGWEIEVESEKGEFTLFRIMINEKI is encoded by the coding sequence ATGTTAAACAAAGTTATTAAAAAGTTTAATTATTATGAGTTTGTAGTATTTCTTTTTCTTTTGCTAATTTTTACTGCCTCTTTTGCGGTTTTTATCGATACAAAAAGCAATAAAAAAATAGAGCTGTTTATTTATACGATACATGAAAGAATATTAAATACTGTTACTTCCGATTTTGATTCACAAATAATTTATTTTAAAAATATATCCAAAGACTTCGAAAATTTACCTTATTTGCTTGAATATGATGCAAATATAAAATTTATCATCTTTAAAGACGGCTCTATTTTTAGTTCGAATATCGGCTATGATAGTAATCATTTTTTATCGTCGTTAAAACAGCTTGAAAATAAAGGGAGTTTTTTTGCAAATATAGATGATAAAAATATTTTTGGCGTTGCAACCCTAATGAATGGCTATAATGTTGTTATTTTCAAAGAGTTGAATTTAAATGACAAATCCTTTTCAATATATGGGGAAAAGATAGGCATTTATGATAAATATAATAATAAAATAATCACAGAAGAATATATTGATTCTAAAATATTTGAAAAAGCTTATTCTATTAACAATCTGGATGAGATAACAATCTTTCAAAGTAAAGAAAATGTTTTTTCTACCAAAAGGTTTCATGGCTCAGATTATTATCTTTTTGTATATTCTCCAAAAAGTAATTATATGACTGCAATTGCTAAAAAAGGGGATAAATTTACATTTACTTCTTTTATATTCGGTTTTGTATTTGTTGTGGTTTTATTTTTTATTAAGTCTTTTTTAAGCAGATATTTGGCAGAAAAGGAGAAATATGAAAAACTGTTTCAACTTGAGCATGAAAAATTTGAAAAAATTGTAGAATCTATTACAGAAGGTGTTTGTTTGATAGATAAGGATTACAATATTGTTTGGTATAATAAATATTTAAATGAAATGTTAGGTGGCTTTCATCAGGGGAAGTGTTTTGAAATTCTTCATGGGAAAGATTCAAAGTGCGATTTCTGCCTTCTTGATAATGTTTCACAAAAAGGTGTTACAGAAAGTATTCAGATAGAAAATTTTTTAAAAGATTCAATCGGTCATTTTGAAATTGTATGGTCCCCTATAAAAAACGAAGAGAATGAAATAATAGCCTTTGTATCAGTTATAAAAGATATTACAGATTCGGTTAGGATTCAAAATGAAATTATTAAGAGTGAAACATATTTGAAAAGTATTATATACAACTCTCCTGAAGCAATTTTGACATTTGATAAAGACTTTAATGTAAAAACTATTAATAATGAGGCGTTAACTATATTAAAATTGGAAACAAAACCTGATAATCTTAAAAATATATTCGACAACAATTTGCTTTCAAAAATAAGTGAAAAGCAAAATATAAGAAACTTTGACTGCCACTTATCTCTTGGAGAGCAAAACTATTTACCTGCTCAGGTTTCAGTATCTAAATTAACTGATGAGTTAAGTGATGAGTATATCTGTGTTATCAAGGATATGAGCAAAATAAAAGAGCTTGAGGCACAGGTAATCCAATCTGAAAAACTTTCTGCATTGGGACTTTTGGCCGGTGGGGTAGCCCATGAAATAAATAACCCTCTGGTTGGGATTTTAAATATGGCTCAAGTGTTGTCCAAAAACCTGAAAGATAATAGCTCTAAGAAGATAGTGGATGTAATAATTGATGCCGGCATTGAGACTAAAAAAATTGTGGAAAACTTGCTTTCTTATGCCAGACAAAATATTAATAAAGATGAAGAATTTTATATATTAGAAAGTATTGATTTTGCAATTAAAATTTTAGGCAGTAAAATAAGAAACTCAAAAATAAATATTCATAAAAATGTAGATTCAAATCTAAAAGTCAGAGGGAATAAAGGTAAAGTTCACCAAATATTTTTAAATTTGATTGGAAATGCAGTTGATGCGACTACGTCAGGTGGGAATATTCATATAAAAAGCTTGATTGAAGAGGGTAGATATATTATTGAAATAAGGGATGACGGCGAAGGGATTGATAAGACTTTTTTAGATAAGATATTTGACCCTTTTTTTACTACCAAACCTCCGGGGTGCGGAACAGGGCTTGGTTTGTCAATTACTTTAGGAATAATTAAAGAACATGGTTGGGAAATAGAAGTGGAATCTGAAAAAGGGGAATTTACGTTATTTAGGATAATGATTAATGAAAAAATATAG
- a CDS encoding tRNA (cytidine(34)-2'-O)-methyltransferase, whose product MLYIALINPKIPQNTGNIARLAAGINAKLILVGELGFSLDDKYLKRAGLDYWDYVDLEYIDLIDLFRQKYSPEDYYYALITKFGNKRYDNIFSEVKRCNKMPMFVFGNETEGLPSVFHEDFANQKFYIPMNSLHIRSLNLSNSAALVVYDYLRQDNFRDIDVKQSY is encoded by the coding sequence ATGTTATATATTGCCCTGATAAATCCAAAAATACCACAAAATACGGGTAATATCGCAAGACTTGCTGCAGGAATTAATGCAAAGCTTATTTTGGTTGGTGAATTAGGTTTTAGTTTAGATGACAAATATTTAAAAAGAGCAGGGCTTGATTATTGGGATTATGTTGATTTGGAATATATCGATTTGATAGACCTTTTTAGGCAAAAATATTCACCTGAAGATTATTATTATGCTCTCATAACAAAATTTGGTAACAAAAGGTATGACAATATATTTTCTGAAGTTAAAAGATGCAATAAAATGCCGATGTTTGTTTTTGGTAACGAGACAGAAGGCTTACCAAGCGTATTTCATGAAGACTTTGCAAATCAAAAGTTTTATATTCCTATGAATAGCTTGCACATTAGAAGCTTAAATCTTTCCAATTCTGCTGCTTTGGTAGTTTATGACTATTTGAGGCAAGATAATTTCAGAGATATAGATGTTAAACAAAGTTATTAA
- the rsfS gene encoding ribosome silencing factor, whose amino-acid sequence MESKELVKVVFNLLDDKKGEDIVAFDISKVSSLADFIMICSGNSDVHIKALCDHVLETLKKDYGITPLKIDGYGLSKWVCIDYGQILINIMGFNERDYYSLESIWGGCKKIKLDDVNA is encoded by the coding sequence ATGGAAAGTAAAGAGTTAGTGAAAGTAGTTTTTAATTTGTTAGATGATAAAAAAGGGGAAGATATTGTTGCATTTGATATTTCAAAGGTATCATCTTTAGCTGATTTTATTATGATTTGTTCTGGAAATTCGGATGTTCATATAAAGGCACTTTGTGATCATGTGCTTGAGACTTTGAAAAAGGATTACGGCATTACCCCACTTAAAATTGATGGGTATGGGTTATCGAAATGGGTCTGTATAGATTACGGTCAGATATTGATAAATATTATGGGTTTTAATGAAAGGGATTATTATAGTCTTGAAAGTATTTGGGGCGGTTGTAAAAAAATTAAATTAGATGATGTAAATGCTTAG
- a CDS encoding nicotinate-nucleotide adenylyltransferase produces the protein MKKIGLFGGTFNPIHIGHLNIAKTVYETFNLDELHFIPSKIPPHKNLWLTPAKDRFEMVKAAVKNMKGNYIVSDYEIKKKGVSYTYLTLKHYRQNHPDDQLFFITGTDIFATIQTWNNWERLFELANFIVINRKELSFVELISMLPKKVLKILRNLETFENTLYGRVVLCKANEIDISSTKIRNMFKTGKMSSFLPNPVVEYIEKNNLYKEV, from the coding sequence TTGAAAAAAATAGGGCTGTTTGGAGGTACTTTTAATCCTATACATATTGGCCACTTAAATATAGCAAAAACTGTTTACGAGACTTTTAATCTTGATGAGTTGCATTTTATCCCTTCAAAAATCCCCCCCCACAAAAATTTGTGGCTGACCCCCGCAAAAGATAGATTCGAAATGGTTAAGGCTGCCGTTAAAAATATGAAGGGTAATTATATTGTATCCGATTATGAAATAAAGAAAAAAGGTGTATCTTATACTTACCTTACTTTAAAACATTATCGCCAAAATCATCCAGATGATCAGTTATTTTTTATTACGGGTACGGATATTTTTGCTACGATTCAGACATGGAATAATTGGGAGCGGCTTTTTGAATTAGCTAATTTTATTGTGATAAATAGAAAAGAGCTGAGTTTTGTAGAGCTTATCTCCATGTTGCCTAAAAAAGTATTAAAAATATTAAGAAACCTTGAAACTTTTGAAAATACCCTTTATGGTAGGGTAGTACTATGTAAGGCAAATGAAATCGATATTTCAAGCACTAAGATAAGAAATATGTTTAAGACCGGTAAAATGTCATCATTCTTGCCAAATCCGGTAGTTGAATATATAGAAAAAAATAATCTTTATAAAGAGGTGTAA
- a CDS encoding glutamate-5-semialdehyde dehydrogenase, whose product MSNVFEKAKIASYSFMIESTDKKNKVLRKIAELLNSEREYIISENLKDLENGIKNNLNEALLDRLKLDDKRIDSMINGVNEIIAQEDPIGSIVSGYKRPNGLNIYKVRVPLGVVGIIYESRPNVTVDAAALCIKSGNVSILRGGKEASYSNTALGQIIKRALISEGIDENVCVVLNDPDRSLMNQMLKAKDFIDIIVPRGGEGLIKYCTEESLIPLVKHDKGLCHVYIDEFADVNKGISIAFNAKVQRPGVCNAIETLLVHKNIYKNMLDKLIPMYQNAGVEIVGCNIVADEYGVLKATEEDWNTEYLSLKISIKVVDSLAEAINHINKYGSSHSESIVTENYTNAQEFLNKVDAAAVYVNASTRFTDGAEFGLGAEIGISTQKLHCRGPMGAFDLTTTKYIIYGNGQIRA is encoded by the coding sequence GTGAGTAATGTATTTGAAAAAGCAAAGATAGCTTCATACTCATTTATGATAGAATCTACAGATAAAAAAAATAAAGTACTTAGGAAAATAGCTGAACTTCTTAACAGCGAGAGAGAATATATAATTTCCGAAAACCTTAAAGATTTGGAAAACGGGATTAAAAACAATTTAAATGAAGCACTTTTAGACAGGCTTAAACTTGATGATAAGAGAATTGACTCTATGATTAATGGTGTCAATGAAATAATTGCGCAAGAAGACCCGATTGGTTCAATAGTATCAGGATATAAAAGGCCAAACGGGCTAAATATTTATAAGGTCAGAGTTCCTCTTGGGGTTGTGGGAATAATATATGAGTCCAGACCTAATGTTACTGTTGATGCTGCCGCCCTTTGTATAAAATCAGGGAATGTTTCAATTTTACGAGGCGGTAAAGAGGCATCTTACTCAAATACCGCTTTAGGGCAGATTATAAAACGGGCTCTTATAAGTGAAGGGATTGATGAAAATGTTTGTGTGGTTTTAAACGACCCTGACAGAAGCCTTATGAATCAAATGCTTAAAGCTAAAGATTTTATTGATATTATTGTTCCGCGAGGTGGCGAAGGGTTAATAAAATATTGTACAGAGGAATCGTTAATTCCGCTTGTAAAGCATGATAAAGGACTTTGTCATGTTTATATCGATGAATTTGCAGATGTTAATAAAGGGATAAGTATTGCTTTTAACGCAAAAGTGCAAAGACCGGGTGTTTGCAATGCAATAGAAACACTTCTTGTTCATAAAAATATTTATAAAAATATGCTGGATAAGCTTATCCCGATGTATCAAAATGCAGGTGTTGAGATAGTCGGATGTAATATAGTTGCTGATGAGTATGGCGTATTAAAAGCTACTGAAGAAGATTGGAATACTGAGTATTTATCATTAAAAATATCCATAAAGGTGGTTGATTCGTTAGCTGAAGCGATAAATCATATAAATAAATACGGTTCTTCCCATTCAGAGTCAATAGTGACTGAAAATTATACAAATGCCCAAGAATTTCTTAACAAAGTTGATGCAGCCGCTGTATATGTAAATGCATCTACAAGATTTACGGATGGTGCCGAGTTTGGGCTGGGAGCTGAAATAGGTATCAGTACTCAAAAGCTTCATTGCCGTGGCCCTATGGGAGCTTTTGATCTGACTACGACAAAATATATTATCTACGGCAACGGGCAAATAAGAGCCTAA
- the proB gene encoding glutamate 5-kinase yields MRNLPKIDTLIIKIGSSILTDVDGEVNLKFISSLSEVISRIKQEVKNVVIVSSGAVACGFKTLGFVKKPKEIIDKQACAAVGQSKLIQCYENAFLKFGINVGQVLITKDDFSNRRRYLNARYTIRRLLEFGVIPIINENDSVVIDELKYYETFGDNDNLSALVAGLLSADLLLILSDVEGLYDKNPSQCESAKLISEVKYFNDELLNLGGDSVSGVGTGGMKSKLLAAKKALDAGCLVGIISGKDPENIEKFLNNQEVGTFFGLINDRKSKKEHWLAYATISKGEIFVDNGAVHALMSNKSLLPSGIVDISGGFNIGDIVKIVNLEGVEVARGKVRYSASDLKKIKGKKTSQIYDILGYKFADEVIHIDDMVITKGG; encoded by the coding sequence ATGAGAAATCTACCTAAAATTGACACTCTAATAATCAAAATTGGCAGCAGTATCCTCACAGATGTTGATGGGGAAGTAAATCTAAAATTTATAAGTAGTTTATCTGAAGTTATAAGCCGTATAAAGCAAGAAGTAAAAAATGTCGTAATTGTTTCATCCGGTGCAGTTGCCTGCGGGTTTAAGACTTTAGGGTTTGTAAAAAAACCAAAAGAAATTATCGATAAGCAGGCTTGTGCTGCTGTCGGTCAATCCAAGCTTATTCAATGTTATGAAAACGCTTTTTTAAAATTTGGTATAAATGTAGGCCAAGTCTTAATTACCAAAGATGATTTTTCAAATAGAAGAAGGTATTTGAATGCCAGATATACAATCAGAAGACTTTTGGAGTTTGGGGTTATCCCTATCATTAATGAAAACGATTCCGTTGTCATAGATGAGTTGAAATATTATGAAACTTTTGGGGATAATGACAATTTGTCTGCTCTTGTGGCGGGGCTTTTGTCAGCTGATTTGCTTCTGATTTTATCCGATGTGGAAGGGCTTTATGATAAGAATCCGTCACAATGTGAATCTGCCAAATTAATCAGTGAAGTTAAGTATTTTAATGATGAATTGCTAAATCTTGGTGGCGACTCGGTAAGCGGAGTTGGGACAGGAGGGATGAAGTCCAAGCTTTTGGCGGCTAAAAAAGCACTCGATGCCGGCTGCCTTGTCGGTATTATTTCAGGAAAAGATCCGGAAAATATTGAGAAGTTTTTAAATAATCAGGAAGTTGGGACCTTTTTTGGACTTATCAATGACCGTAAGAGTAAAAAAGAGCATTGGTTAGCCTATGCAACCATTTCAAAAGGTGAAATATTTGTAGATAATGGTGCCGTTCATGCCCTAATGAGTAATAAATCCCTTTTACCTTCAGGTATTGTTGATATATCAGGTGGTTTTAATATAGGAGATATTGTAAAAATTGTTAACCTTGAAGGTGTTGAGGTTGCAAGAGGTAAGGTGAGGTATTCCGCTTCAGATCTTAAAAAGATAAAAGGGAAAAAAACCTCTCAAATATATGATATTTTGGGGTATAAGTTTGCAGACGAAGTGATACATATAGATGATATGGTAATTACAAAGGGAGGTTGA
- a CDS encoding CBS domain-containing protein — translation MFIKDWMKKDLITVEYDDTVLDALHLMREHKIRRLPVLRRGKLVGIITEKDIKEFSPSKASTLDIYEMHNVLAKTEVKEAMTKDVITVFPDDPIERAALILRDMRFGGLPVIEKNGDLVGIITAVDVFDVFVEAMGMRKPGARVHITVDDKAGAIAEIAAVLKKYELNIISLATFFTKDKDESKRDIVIRISGDKNNINKSIDELKALEYNVTNVMEMEGRITSIYKLDN, via the coding sequence ATGTTTATTAAAGACTGGATGAAAAAGGATTTAATTACTGTTGAATATGATGATACCGTGTTGGATGCTCTCCACTTAATGCGAGAGCATAAAATCAGAAGACTTCCTGTGCTTAGAAGGGGAAAATTAGTGGGGATTATTACGGAAAAAGATATAAAAGAATTTTCACCGTCAAAAGCAAGTACTCTTGACATATATGAAATGCATAACGTTTTGGCAAAAACGGAAGTTAAAGAAGCGATGACGAAAGATGTTATAACCGTATTCCCCGATGATCCAATTGAAAGGGCAGCGCTGATTTTAAGAGATATGAGGTTTGGCGGATTGCCTGTAATTGAAAAAAACGGTGATTTGGTTGGAATCATAACAGCGGTAGATGTTTTTGATGTATTTGTAGAAGCGATGGGTATGAGAAAACCAGGTGCAAGAGTGCATATAACAGTCGACGATAAAGCGGGAGCTATTGCGGAGATTGCTGCGGTACTTAAAAAATATGAATTAAATATCATAAGTTTAGCGACTTTTTTTACAAAGGATAAAGATGAAAGTAAAAGGGATATAGTGATTAGAATAAGCGGAGACAAAAATAATATAAATAAGTCCATAGACGAACTAAAGGCTCTGGAATACAATGTAACTAATGTTATGGAGATGGAAGGGAGAATTACTTCCATTTACAAACTTGATAATTAA
- a CDS encoding phenylacetate--CoA ligase family protein → MTNIDKVTSFLKQNKDSKFIQYRLNSSNLKIDDICTYDDFKNIRPITRKDLAELTKDIKIFADFFDSCPIKIFESPGPIYNLLFESYYQYRFYKGLEYSSFGHCDIVVNTFSYHLTPAGEMFDEAVRKIGASVIPLGPSSSSKCAEVIKNTGATAFIGTKTFLKKVLEELGEKNSLLKSYLIAEKITDDERNYLSNKYDIEIYQGYGTAEAGLIATECQYKTGMHVDDEIFVEILNPENGDFIGENEVGEAYVTILNKNYPLIRYATGDLVSYTLEKCSCDREDMRILGVFGRVDSSVKVKGVFIHDWSLIEFADSYGVFIKLEISNDENNNDILSLHINKDIEGLDLAFREKFKLRVNNINVNKDINKTEIIENRTYLKKR, encoded by the coding sequence ATGACAAATATTGATAAAGTTACAAGCTTTTTAAAACAAAATAAAGACAGTAAATTTATCCAATATAGGCTAAATAGTTCAAATTTGAAAATAGATGATATCTGCACTTATGATGATTTTAAAAACATCAGACCTATAACAAGAAAAGATTTGGCTGAGCTTACGAAGGATATAAAAATATTTGCAGATTTTTTTGATTCGTGCCCTATTAAAATTTTTGAATCTCCAGGTCCTATTTACAACCTGTTATTTGAGAGTTACTACCAATACAGGTTTTATAAGGGGTTGGAATATTCAAGTTTTGGACATTGTGATATAGTTGTAAATACTTTTTCATACCATTTAACACCTGCCGGAGAAATGTTTGATGAAGCTGTAAGGAAGATTGGTGCGTCTGTAATTCCTTTGGGGCCTTCTTCCTCCTCAAAATGTGCCGAAGTTATAAAAAATACTGGTGCCACGGCATTTATAGGCACAAAGACTTTTTTGAAGAAAGTTTTGGAAGAGTTAGGGGAAAAAAATAGTCTTCTCAAGTCTTATCTTATCGCCGAAAAAATTACCGATGATGAGAGAAATTATTTAAGTAATAAGTATGACATAGAGATATATCAGGGGTATGGAACGGCGGAAGCAGGCCTTATTGCTACTGAGTGTCAGTATAAAACAGGTATGCATGTGGATGACGAGATTTTTGTGGAGATTTTAAATCCTGAAAATGGAGATTTTATTGGCGAAAATGAAGTTGGAGAAGCTTATGTCACGATTTTGAACAAAAATTACCCGTTAATACGATATGCAACAGGGGATTTAGTGAGTTATACATTGGAAAAATGCTCTTGTGACAGGGAAGATATGCGGATTCTTGGTGTTTTTGGTCGTGTGGATTCGTCAGTGAAGGTAAAAGGGGTATTTATTCATGACTGGAGTCTGATTGAATTTGCCGATAGTTACGGCGTATTTATAAAGCTTGAAATCAGTAACGATGAAAATAATAACGATATTTTATCATTGCACATAAATAAAGATATAGAGGGGCTTGATTTGGCTTTCAGAGAAAAATTTAAATTGCGTGTTAATAATATTAATGTTAACAAGGATATTAATAAAACTGAAATTATAGAAAATCGGACTTATTTAAAAAAGAGGTAA